One genomic segment of Primulina tabacum isolate GXHZ01 chromosome 9, ASM2559414v2, whole genome shotgun sequence includes these proteins:
- the LOC142504347 gene encoding uncharacterized protein LOC142504347, with protein MAGRPPRNNRNPRYANVNNRNNNEEDPNADGNPPPRVGLSQVDLMAIATIVATTIQGLGNPNGNGNQQPQPPPAQNGIKYHYESLRKNRSPVFKGDADPESSQSWLKSVETQLRLLEIPEALKVEVIVPFLEDKASKWWETVSPTLTAVGAITWQQFRDVFLKQYFSAEVRLQKLSEFENFSQTLDMSVVDYTSQFNDLGTYAPTIMADEVLKMHRYKKGLISRIQSSLAVYQPTSFADLMGAAIRAETDIKRRENENKNKRPLTGQSSQGKPPFKRPNQSSGPFKGASSHPTYQEPKMCPKCNNRHSGECHRQTGACFNCGKLGHRIANCPEPLKRGTKPNVDANPNKPKENKPNARVFAITQEEADDANDVVAGTIFVNEMPAYVLFDSGATHSFISKRFTKKLGLTPELLVEPFRVATPTSKTVETHRVHRKCKICINEHLFQAELIQLNMVEFDIILGMDWLARNNAMVDCKGKSVRLRTPNQKEVVYHDKSKERKSLLSASQAWKAMKS; from the coding sequence ATGGCCGGAAGACCTCCCCGAAACAATCGCAACCCACGATACGCAAATGTTAACAACCGCAACAACAATGAGGAAGATCCAAATGCTGACGGCAATCCACCTCCCAGAGTGGGCCTGAGTCAAGTAGATTTAATGGCTATAGCCACCATAGTGGCAACAACTATCCAGGGTTTGGGAAACCCCAATGGTAACGGTAATCAGCAGCCGCAACCACCACCGGCACAGAATGGGATCAAGTATCATTATGAGTCCCTTCGTAAGAACCGTAGCCCAGTGTTCAAGGGAGACGCCGACCCTGAGAGTAGCCAGAGTTGGTTGAAAAGCGTGGAAACCCAACTGCGACTGCTAGAGATACCTGAGGCACTTAAGGTAGAGGTGATAGTGCCATTCCTGGAGGATAAGGCAAGCAAGTGGTGGGAAACCGTCTCACCTACCCTGACAGCCGTCGGAGCAATCACTTGGCAACAATTCAGAGATGTCTTTCTCAAACAGTATTTCTCAGCAGAAGTCAGACTTCAGAAACTGAGCGAGTTTGAGAACTTCTCGCAAACTCTAGACATGTCAGTGGTAGATTACACCTCCCAATTCAATGACCTTGGAACTTATGCCCCGACAATCATGGCAGATGAAGTTCTAAAGATGCACAGATACAAGAAGGGTTTGATCAGCCGTATCCAGTCATCCTTAGCAGTTTACCAACCTACAAGCTTTGCTGATTTAATGGGAGCAGCGATAAGAGCTGAGACGGATATCAAGCGTCGGGAGAACGAGAACAAGAATAAGCGACCTCTTACTGGACAGTCATCTCAAGGGAAGCCACCATTCAAGAGACCGAATCAGTCCAGTGGACCCTTCAAAGGTGCTTCGTCCCACCCAACTTACCAAGAACCAAAGATGTGCCCCAAATGTAATAATCGTCATTCTGGAGAATGCCACAGACAGACGGGAGCATGTTTCAATTGTGGGAAATTAGGGCATCGAATTGCTAATTGTCCCGAGCCATTAAAGAGGGGTACTAAGCCTAATGTTGATGCTAACCCCAACAAGCCAAAGGAGAATAAGCCCAACGCTCGTGTGTTTGCAATAACCCAAGAAGAAGCAGATGATGCAAACGATGTCGTGGCAGGTACCATTTTTGTCAATGAAATGCCAGCTTATGTTTTGTTTGACAGTGGTGCTACTCATTCATTTATATCTAAAAGGTTCACTAAGAAACTAGGGCTTACGCCTGAATTACTAGTTGAACCATTTAGAGTAGCGACTCCTACTAGTAAGACAGTCGAAACACATAGAGTGCACCGAAAGTGTAAAATCTGTATCAATGAGCACCTATTCCAAGCAGAATTGATACAACTGAACATGGTGGAGTTCGATATCATcttaggaatggattggttagcaagaAACAATGCGATGGTAGACTGCAAGGGAAAGAGTGTTAGGCTCCGAACCCCGAACCAAAAAGAGGTCGTGTATCATGACAAATCCAAGGAACGGAAGTCACTTCTTTCCGCATCCCAAGcatggaaagccatgaaatctTGA